A genomic segment from Montipora foliosa isolate CH-2021 chromosome 9, ASM3666993v2, whole genome shotgun sequence encodes:
- the LOC137971655 gene encoding zinc finger MYM-type protein 1-like — MQDLESIDQDSLTPDASIRDFQKPSEPSTPIDKGIQSDLRGIAELEQESSTLTTMVPKQPVLPEYSGTKFSSESFTRRFQPDWYKKYPCLSYDVEKGVCVCFACIEFGKDASFVFKNWKKPSKLTKHSQSENRVSCMTKWLQFKAMERKNSSVLQQLSSAHQEQVTINRKYLQLIIECLIFTAMQNISVRGHEESRKDIWEVSDINRGNFLELLHLRCKDLPWLQSKLQAQLQLHAQWTSPSIQNELLAIVSDLVLERITTEVRKSGYFGIIMDETSDISRTEEVSLCLRYVINGETKENFVGFFATASTEREVLY; from the coding sequence ATGCAAGATCTTGAATCAATCGACCAAGATTCACTTACACCTGATGCCTCAATAAGAGACTTCCAGAAACCTAGTGAGCCTAGTACCCCGATAGATAAAGGCATTCAATCAGATCTCAGAGGGATTGCTGAACTAGAGCAAGAGTCCTCTACGTTGACAACAATGGTCCCGAAACAGCCTGTTTTACCCGAATATTCGGGCACCAAGTTCAGCAGTGAGTCTTTCACCAGACGATTCCAGCCTGACTGGTATAAAAAGTATCCATGCCTTAGTTACGATGTCGAAAAAGGCGTGTGTGTATGTTTTGCCTGTATAGAGTTTGGAAAGgatgcatcttttgttttcaaaaattggaAGAAGCCGtcaaagttaacaaaacacaGCCAAAGTGAGAATCGTGTAAGTTGCATGACTAAGTGGCTGCAGTtcaaagcaatggaaagaaagaatAGCAGTGTTCTGCAGCAACTAAGCAGTGCACATCAAGAGCAGGTCACAATTAACAGGAAATATTTACAACTGATAATCGAGTGCTTGATTTTCACTGCTATGCAAAATATTTCTGTTAGAGGCCATGAGGAAAGTCGAAAGGATATCTGGGAAGTGTCAGATATAAACAGAGGAAACTTCCTCGAATTACTCCATTTGCGATGCAAAGACTTGCCATGGCTGCAGTCAAAACTCCAGGCACAGCTCCAGTTGCATGCTCAGTGGACATCACCCAGTATCCAAAATGAGCTACTTGCAATAGTGTCAGACCTTGTGCTTGAGAGAATCACGACAGAAGTAAGGAAGAGTGGTTACTTTGGAATCATCATGGATGAAACTTCAGACATCAGTAGAACCGAAGAGGTATCCTTGTGCCTCAGGTACGTTATCAATGGtgagacaaaagaaaatttcgTTGGTTTCTTTGCCACTGCTTCTACGGAGAGGGAAGTTCTGTACTAG